Proteins encoded by one window of Calidithermus timidus DSM 17022:
- the dtd gene encoding D-aminoacyl-tRNA deacylase — MRAVVQRVSEARVVVDGQSVGQIGVGFVVLLGVRRGDALEDAAYLARKIAGLRVFSDGEGKLNLSLAEVGGEVLVVSQFTLYADTRRGNRPGFSEAAAPDEGKRLYEQFCNLLAAQGLHVETGVFQAHMQVYLVNDGPVTILLDSSERQRPTRG, encoded by the coding sequence ATGCGTGCGGTGGTGCAGCGGGTATCCGAAGCCAGGGTGGTCGTAGATGGCCAGAGCGTGGGCCAGATTGGCGTGGGGTTCGTGGTCTTGCTGGGGGTGCGGCGAGGCGATGCGCTCGAGGACGCAGCCTACCTAGCCCGCAAAATCGCGGGACTGCGGGTCTTCAGCGACGGCGAAGGCAAGTTGAACCTGAGCTTGGCCGAGGTGGGGGGCGAAGTGCTGGTGGTGTCGCAGTTCACTCTCTACGCTGACACCCGCAGGGGCAACCGCCCCGGCTTCAGCGAGGCCGCCGCCCCCGACGAGGGCAAGCGGCTCTACGAGCAATTCTGCAACCTCTTGGCCGCACAGGGCTTGCACGTGGAAACCGGGGTCTTTCAGGCCCACATGCAAGTGTACTTGGTCAACGACGGCCCGGTAACCATCCTGCTGGACTCGAGCGAGCGCCAGCGCCCGACGCGCGGCTGA